Below is a window of Micromonospora chersina DNA.
CGTTGCGGCAGTTCAGCTCCCACGGGTCGATGTAGTAGCTGTTGTTGGTCAGCTGCATCCCGTGGTCGGCGGCCCAGAGGAAGCCGCACACCGCGGCCTCCGGGTAGATGAAGCCGCCGTCGTCGACGACCTTGACGGCGGCGACCTTGACGCCCGGCGCGATGCCGGTCACGCCGACGCCGTTGATGGCGGCGGCGATGGTGCCGGCCACGTGGGTGCCGTGGTCGCTGGTGGTCGGGTTCCACGCCGCCTCGGTGGTGTCGGTGACACCGCCGATGCAGGACGTGCTCTTGTCCTTGGCGATCTGGGTCGCCAGGTCCGGGTGGGTGCTGGAGATGCCGCTGTCCAGCACGCCGACGACGACGTTCGCGCTACCGGTGGTGACCGCGTGGGCCTGCGGGACGTGGATCATGTTCATGTCCCACTGCTGGCCGTAGAGCGGCTCCTTGGTCGGGTCGCCGGTGGCGCTGGCGACGTCGGCCGCGGAGACCTCCACGGTCTCGCCCTCGTCGAGGGCGGTGCCCAGGCCGGCGGTGGACGCGACCGACTCGACGCCCGCGCCCGCCACCTGCGTGGCGAAGTCCGGGTTGGTCGAACGGACGACGAGCACGCCGATCTGGTCGTAGGTGGCCACGACGGTGCCCTTGGCGGCCGCCACGCGGGCGGCGGCCTGGCTGGTGTTGGCGCCCTGCGGGGCGAGGACCAGATACGAGGTGTCCGGTCCGGCGGCCGCCGCCGGTGCCAGCCCGCCGGTGAGGGCGAGGCCGACGCCGAGCGTCGCGGCGGACGCGGCGGCCAGTGTCTTGCGACGGAGGTTCTTCACACAGACTCCCAGGGGGCCGATCCGGCCGACCC
It encodes the following:
- a CDS encoding S8 family peptidase — its product is MKNLRRKTLAAASAATLGVGLALTGGLAPAAAAGPDTSYLVLAPQGANTSQAAARVAAAKGTVVATYDQIGVLVVRSTNPDFATQVAGAGVESVASTAGLGTALDEGETVEVSAADVASATGDPTKEPLYGQQWDMNMIHVPQAHAVTTGSANVVVGVLDSGISSTHPDLATQIAKDKSTSCIGGVTDTTEAAWNPTTSDHGTHVAGTIAAAINGVGVTGIAPGVKVAAVKVVDDGGFIYPEAAVCGFLWAADHGMQLTNNSYYIDPWELNCRNDARQRPVWQAVQRAIRYSQSKGVLNVASAGNSNYDLAHKVTDTGSPDNVPPAEQENRVDLTSACLDLPAEAPGVVTVSAVGPTGAKSYYSSYGQGVVDVTAPGGDSRIRTQGASPTSADQILSTTFNTTTRTNGWGYKQGTSMSGPHATGVAALALSAHPGMTPGQLASFLERTSVAQSCPEGVFNLVPLHPNGAHFYDATCSGGARNGFYGAGIVDAYNVVK